Proteins from a single region of Oryza brachyantha chromosome 6, ObraRS2, whole genome shotgun sequence:
- the LOC102718746 gene encoding uncharacterized protein LOC102718746, which produces MEIHLHLHVLMILVIVSTSGSPLAGGLCRESCGGIPVRYPLSIDDGCGSPYYRNMLTCADNATLRLRTPSGTYPVVAADYADPHLVVTDPSMWTCERPFTSVRAAPFSLDTSTRFSLSPRNDYLFFDCDEERVIVAPRPAVCDRYPERCDSACDSAGYLCRNLPGCRGALEENNMSCCAYRPRAAESLRLMLRHCESYTSVYWRAVGDKFPPYDQVPAYGVRVDFEIPVTTRCLQCEDRRRGAGGTCGFDPATRDFVCICDDGRNSTTDCAGGPVSTYHASAGVVAASVVFSVSAAIGITGLLWYIRKIKSTTVVTCGVQSNENRFF; this is translated from the exons ATGGAGattcatctccatctccatgtcTTGATGATCCTTGTAATTGTGTCAACGTCAGGCAGCCCCCTCGCCGGTGGGCTCTGCCGCGAGAGCTGCGGTGGCATCCCGGTGCGCTATCCCCTGAGCATCGACGACGGGTGCGGCAGTCCGTACTACCGCAACATGCTGACCTGCGCCGACAATGCCACGCTCCGGCTCCGCACGCCGTCCGGCACGTACCCGGTCGTCGCTGCCGACTACGCAGACCCGCACCTCGTCGTGACGGACCCCTCAATGTGGACGTGCGAGCGGCCGTTCACCTccgtccgcgccgcgcccttcAGCCTGGACACCAGCACCCGCTTCTCGCTGTCACCGAGGAACGACTACCTCTTCTTCGACTGCGACGAGGAGCGCGTCATCGTGGCGCCACGGCCGGCGGTGTGTGACCGGTACCCGGAGCGGTGCGACTCGGCGTGCGACAGCGCGGGGTACCTATGCCGGAACCTGCCCGGGTGCCGGGGCGCGCTGGAGGAGAACAACATGAGCTGCTGCGCGTACCGACCCCGCGCGGCGGAGTCGCTGCGCCTGATGCTGCGACACTGCGAGTCGTACACCAGCGTGTACTGGCGCGCGGTCGGGGACAAGTTCCCGCCCTATGACCAGGTGCCGGCGTACGGCGTGCGGGTGGACTTCGAGATCCCCGTCACGACGCGGTGCTTGCAGTGCGAggaccggcggcgcggggccgGTGGCACGTGCGGGTTCGACCCGGCGACGAGGGACTTCGTCTGCATCTGCGACGACGGTAGGAACTCCACCACGGACTGTGCAG GTGGTCCCGTTTCCACGTATCATGCATCAGCTGGAGTTGTTGCCG CAAGCGTTGTGTTCTCAGTGTCAGCAGCCATTGGCATCACCGGACTTCTGTGGTACATTCGCAAGATTAAATCGACCACAGTGGTGACTTGTGGGGTTCAAAGCaatgaaaatagatttttttga